Proteins co-encoded in one Arachis hypogaea cultivar Tifrunner chromosome 11, arahy.Tifrunner.gnm2.J5K5, whole genome shotgun sequence genomic window:
- the LOC112722307 gene encoding triose phosphate/phosphate translocator, non-green plastid, chloroplastic yields the protein MQSSAFTLSLTPFRKPFLHHLSLASSSSISSFSSKANLINVDSSFSCSFLRQPATPSWPLSSSSSFKLPSDRFVPKAAAESASENRSAGGDVLLRALKLGALFGLWIIFNIYFNIYNKQVLKVYHFPITVTAVQFAVGAALVSFMWCSNLYKRPNLSSAQLAAILPLAVVHTLGNLFTNMSLGKVAVSFTHTIKAMEPFFSVILSAMFLREMPTALVIGSLVPIAGGVALASATEASFNWTGFWSAMASNLSNQSRNVLSKKLMVKEEESMDNITLFSIITVMSFLLTAPLTLIMEGFIFTPAYLHSAGLNVKQVYIRSLLAAFCFHAYQQVAYMILQWVSPVTHSVANCAKRVVVIVSSVLFFRTPVSLVNAIGTAIALAGVFFYSRVTRTKPKTT from the exons ATGCAGAGCTCGGCTTTCACTCTCTCCCTCACCCCTTTCCGCAAACCCTTCCTCCACCATCTTTCCctcgcttcttcttcttccatttcctCTTTCAGTTCCAAAGCCAACCTCATCAATGTGGATTCTTCATTTTCATGTTCATTCCTACGCCAACCAGCAACACCATCATGGCCTCTTTCTTCTTCATCCTCTTTCAAACTACCCTCCGATCGCTTCGTCCCCAAGGCTGCCGCGGAGAGTGCCAGCGAAAACCGCAGCGCCGGCGGCGACGTTTTGCTCAGAGCTTTGAAGCTAGGAGCCTTGTTTGGTCTTTGGATCATCTTTAACATATACTTCAACATCTACAACAAACAG GTATTGAAGGTGTACCATTTTCCTATAACTGTCACCGCGGTTCAATTTGCTGTTGGGGCTGCCCTTGTGTCCTTTATGTGGTGTTCCAATCTTTACAAGAGGCCAAACCTCAGTAGTGCTCAG CTTGCAGCCATATTGCCACTAGCTGTGGTACATACTTTGGGGAATCTTTTCACTAATATGAGTCTTGGCAAGGTTGCTGTGTCTTTCACACATACAATAAAGGCAATGGAGCCTTTCTTCTCTGTGATCCTTTCTGCTATGTTCCTTCGAGAG ATGCCAACTGCATTGGTGATTGGCTCCCTTGTGCCTATTGCTGGTGGGGTGGCACTGGCTTCTGCTACCGAGGCCTCTTTCAATTG GACTGGATTTTGGAGTGCAATGGCTTCTaatttgtcaaatcaatctcGTAATGTTCTTAGCAAAAAGCTCATGGTTAAGGAGGAG GAATCAATGGACAACATTACCCTCTTCTCAATAATTACAGTTATGTCCTTCCTATTGACGGCACCTTTGACTCTCATTATGGAGGGTTTCATATTTACCCCTGCTTATCTGCATTCCGCT GGATTAAATGTTAAACAAGTGTACATCAGATCTCTTCTTGCTGCATTCTGTTTCCATGCATATCAACAA GTTGCTTACATGATATTGCAGTGGGTGTCACCTGTTACCCACTCCGTGGCAAATTGTGCTAAGAGAGTTGTGGTTATTGTGAGCTCTGTCTTGTTCTTCCGTACACCTGTCTCACTtgtcaatgcaattg GAACTGCTATAGCTCTTGCTGGTGTTTTCTTCTACTCCAGGGTGACCAGAACTAAACCAAAGACTACTTAG